The genomic segment TTTGCGATACATCTGAATAATTACCGAATGTCACTACATATCCTCTACAAGGACAGATACGTTCGTTATATGAACGCAGTTTCTCGACATCATTCGTTATGTTCGGTCGCTGGCTCTTGATCCACTTAAGCTCAATCGCAATAGTGTCGGTAGTGGACTGCAGTACGAAATCGATACGTTTGTGGTCCCCGCGACGCCGAACGCCGTCGTACACTGGCACCTCTGCGCGCACGCTATAACCTTGCGCTGTAGCAATGCGATAGAACGGCTCGTAGAGCAAGTATTCGGTGTATACCGTGGACGCCGTACAAGGTGCTAGAAAAGAAATATAGCCGACGAGGCCTCTGCATATCGGATTGAGAACTGTTCCGGGCATACCGTACACTCACAGCTCATAGGGCAATCTCTCAATGCCCGTTTGGTTACAAAATTCTGCGCCGTAGCGCATCAATATAAGTACTGCTGAAACCCTTCAAAGACCTCTCGAATCTGCCCGACAGGCCCCAACTCCCGCACGGCGTCCACCAGGCTCTGATACTTGAGTTCGATCAGCTGCGGTAGCTTATCGGTGTCCAGTTCACTAACACCCTGCGCCACGTAATGGCCCAACACGAAGCTGAGGAACTCCTGTTGCCGGTAGTCACGCCCCTGGAAGATTCGATTCTTGTGCGCGTCTACTCTCTCCGCCCGCGTCACCGGCGCCATGTTGAAAGCGATGTAGGCCAGCACGTCATATAGGTCGCTGTTCTCCGCCTCGATCAACTTGCCCACCTCTTTCAGCTGCTCGATGCCGTAGCCCTTTTCTTCCAGCCCTTCCAGCAACTTCTTGCGGGTGTCGGGCCGGCCCCACAAGGCGCGTAATTCGTCCTCGTCCCTGAATAGTTCAGGCAGGTCACCAAACAGCCGCTGGATGAATTGGGCCGCCGAGATGGGTGTCCCGTCCGGGCTCCAGAAGCTCGACGCGCTCATGTGCTGGATGGTGCGTTCCTTGCCATCGGCCAGCTTGATCTTCACCTTGCGGCGCTTCTCACAGATGCAGGGCCACTCGCCACAGACTTCACACGGCTTTGGCGGCTCCTTCTCGCAGACACAAGGCAGCTGATCACATACGGAGCACGGCTGAGGATCTCCCTTGGGACAAGTGCAAGGCTGGTTGCCGCATGTCTCACAAGGCTCGGGCGGCAGGGGCTCGCCGTCCCATTCTTCGTCGTTGAAGTGCTCGTAGGCCTTCACGAAGTCGTAGATCGTGAAGTAGTCCTTGCCATCAAAGAGACGGGTACCCCGGCCGATGATCTGCTTGAACTCGATCATGGTTTTCACGGGACGCATCAGGACGATGTTCCGGACATTACGCGCGTCCACACCTGTGGACAGCTTCTGCGAGGTGGTGAGGATCGTCGGGATGGTCTTTTCGTTGTCCTGGAACTGCTTCAGGAAACGCTCGCCTTCCTTGCCATCGTTCGCGGTGACCCGCTCACAGTAATGCGGGTCGGTGCTGGTCTTGAGCTGATTGATGAGGTCACGGACTGCTAATGCGTGTTCCTGGGTGGCGCAGAACACGAGCGTCTTCTCGCGCTGGTCGATCTGCTCCATGAACAGCTTCACTCGGTAGTGCTCGCGCTCCTTGATCTCGATGACGCGATTGAAGTCATCTTCCGTGTAGCGCCGGCCCTCTTCGATCTCGCCCTCGATGATCTGGTCATCAGCCGTGTAGACGTAGTCATCCAGGGTCGTGGCGACTTGGCGGACCTTGAACGGTGTCAGGTAGCCGTCGTTGATGCCTTCCTTCAAGGAGTAGATGTAGACCGGCTCACCGAAGTAGCCGTAGGTGTCGGCATTGTGCTTCCGCTTGGGGGTGGCGGTCAGGCCCAGCTGAACGGCGGGCTGGAAGTACTCCATGATGCCACGCCAGTTGCTTTCATCGTTGGCTCCACCCCGGTGGCATTCATCAATGATGATGAAATCGAAGAAGTCCGGCGGATAGTCACCGAAGTTTGGCGCTGGGTTGCCCTCTGCGTCCCGTCCGGTCATGAAGGTCTGGAAGATCGTAAAGAAGATATTGCCGTTCTTTGGCACGCGTCCCTTCTTGCGGATGGTCTCCGGGTCGATCCGTACTAGGGCATCCTCGGGGAAGGCCGAGAAGTCATTGAAGGCCTGGTTGGCGAGGATATTCCGGTCAGCCAAGAACAGGATTCGAGGCTGACGTCCAGGCTGTCCCAATGCTCGTGCCGCCAGGCTCCAGCGGGAATGGAACAGCTTCCATGAGATCTGGAAAGCGATTGCCGTCTTGCCGGTGCCGGTGGCCAACGTCAGGAGGATGCGATCTCGCCCTGCGGCGATGGCCTCCAGGGCTTGATTGATGGCGTTGTGCTGGTAATAGCGCGCCTGCCAGAACCCGCCCTTGTCCTCGAAGGGAACGACGCCGAAGCGCTCGCGCCAGGTGTTGTGCTCGTCATCCCTCTCGCCGAAGGTCTCGGCCCACAGGACCTCAGGCGATGGATAAGCTTCGACGGGACCCTCTGAGCCGGTCTGCATATCCACCCGGTAGATGCCATCACCATTGGTGGCGTAGGCGAACCGGGCCTGCAGGCGCTCGGCATACCGCTTGGCCTGGGCCAGTCCTTCGGTCACGGGCAGGCTGCGCTTCTTGGCCTCGATCACGGCGAGCTTCTGGCCGCGATACATCAGCACGTAATCGGCGATGTCCTGCTTGGCTCGTTTGCCGGCGCCCTGCAGCCGGCCCAGAGTAATCAGCTCCTCGCGCCGTACCCGGCTGGCCTCCACTACGCCCCAACCCGCGCCCCTCAGGGCCGGATCGATGAGTTCAGCGCGGGTTTCGGCTTCGTTCATGCTAAGGCCGTCTCGATCTCTTGATGAGGTCTAGCGGTTAGCTCACCAGAAAAGGCCTTCGTTAGGATGGATTGCTTCAGTTCGTCGAGGGCATTCAGCTTTTGGTGTTGAACACTTTCAAACCTGCGGACCTCCGACAGCAAATCGTCGAGTTTTGTAACCAATTGTTCTTGAAACTCTATAGCCGGGACCGGCAGCTCTATGGTCTTAAGTCTTTCTAGAGCGAGCTTAGGCTGTGCCGCGACTCTTGTATTTTTTAGAGCCTGATCCGAGAAGGATGCTGTCTTGGTGAAAAAGTATACGAAACGGCTAAGAATGTCGGGCTCAAGAACGAGTTTGCAGGCGTTCTCGGTGAGATTCGCACCATCTAGTTCATCTGGAACTATGCCTGTCTTCCCGATTGTGCCGGCAATGCTGATGTAAACATCCGCGCTATTAATTGTGTACCGACGTATCTGTTTGTAGACGTCTTCGTCGATGTATTTGACGCCATCGGGGTCGATTCCACCTTCGTCAGTAAATGCGGAAACCGTAATGTAGGGGTAGTCTGTCGGCGCCGTCCTCAATCTATATCCTTTAGGCACGCGCTTGCCGCCTTTCACCGATGCGACCTGGCTTAGTGCCTTAATCTGGCATGTCTCGCACAGCCGGATGAAGGCCGCATTCAGATTGCTGTCAAACAACTCCCTGGCGCTGGCGAGATTCTTTCCGGCGTTGGCGACGACGGTGGCGATTCCCGCGAAGGCTTCGTCGAGGATGGCGACGATACGCTTTTGTTCGGAGAGCGTTGGGAGGGGAATCTGCACCTTGCCGAGATTCTTACGGCTGATGCGCTTGCGAGTCGCTCCAGTGCAGTACGTCTCGACCTCATTGAGGTATTCCACGGATTGCGAGAAGTAATTGAAGAATTCCGGAATCAGACTATCTTCGTCAAAGCGCATGATGGTGCAATCAACCGCCGTGATCATTTTGTCCTCAGATTCCGGGACAATGCACGACCTGCCGACGGGATCAGGCAGCCTCGACACCAAGCAATCGCCTGCCTTAACCTCCTGGCAATTGAGCCTTTTGAAGGTCGCCTCA from the Wenzhouxiangella sp. XN24 genome contains:
- a CDS encoding DEAD/DEAH box helicase family protein; translated protein: MNEAETRAELIDPALRGAGWGVVEASRVRREELITLGRLQGAGKRAKQDIADYVLMYRGQKLAVIEAKKRSLPVTEGLAQAKRYAERLQARFAYATNGDGIYRVDMQTGSEGPVEAYPSPEVLWAETFGERDDEHNTWRERFGVVPFEDKGGFWQARYYQHNAINQALEAIAAGRDRILLTLATGTGKTAIAFQISWKLFHSRWSLAARALGQPGRQPRILFLADRNILANQAFNDFSAFPEDALVRIDPETIRKKGRVPKNGNIFFTIFQTFMTGRDAEGNPAPNFGDYPPDFFDFIIIDECHRGGANDESNWRGIMEYFQPAVQLGLTATPKRKHNADTYGYFGEPVYIYSLKEGINDGYLTPFKVRQVATTLDDYVYTADDQIIEGEIEEGRRYTEDDFNRVIEIKEREHYRVKLFMEQIDQREKTLVFCATQEHALAVRDLINQLKTSTDPHYCERVTANDGKEGERFLKQFQDNEKTIPTILTTSQKLSTGVDARNVRNIVLMRPVKTMIEFKQIIGRGTRLFDGKDYFTIYDFVKAYEHFNDEEWDGEPLPPEPCETCGNQPCTCPKGDPQPCSVCDQLPCVCEKEPPKPCEVCGEWPCICEKRRKVKIKLADGKERTIQHMSASSFWSPDGTPISAAQFIQRLFGDLPELFRDEDELRALWGRPDTRKKLLEGLEEKGYGIEQLKEVGKLIEAENSDLYDVLAYIAFNMAPVTRAERVDAHKNRIFQGRDYRQQEFLSFVLGHYVAQGVSELDTDKLPQLIELKYQSLVDAVRELGPVGQIREVFEGFQQYLY
- a CDS encoding restriction endonuclease subunit S, encoding MREDWRVVPLAKVCSLFTDGDWIETKDQSPNGIRLIQTGNVGLGEFKDRRRKARFISEATFKRLNCQEVKAGDCLVSRLPDPVGRSCIVPESEDKMITAVDCTIMRFDEDSLIPEFFNYFSQSVEYLNEVETYCTGATRKRISRKNLGKVQIPLPTLSEQKRIVAILDEAFAGIATVVANAGKNLASARELFDSNLNAAFIRLCETCQIKALSQVASVKGGKRVPKGYRLRTAPTDYPYITVSAFTDEGGIDPDGVKYIDEDVYKQIRRYTINSADVYISIAGTIGKTGIVPDELDGANLTENACKLVLEPDILSRFVYFFTKTASFSDQALKNTRVAAQPKLALERLKTIELPVPAIEFQEQLVTKLDDLLSEVRRFESVQHQKLNALDELKQSILTKAFSGELTARPHQEIETALA